The Geobacillus genomosp. 3 genome segment GCCACCCGAACAAGCTGCTCCGTTTTGGCTAACGTCACTCCCGGCACCGTTCCGGGGGCCGGCATCAAAACGACATCCGCCCCGGCGTGAATAAACCGGACAACGACTTCTTCAGATATAATGCCTCCTCCTACTTCATTGGCTACACCAGCTGCGTGCATTTTCCCGGCAATAATCAGAACATCGTCGCCTAAAACGGAGCGCGCCGTTTCGATCGCTTTTATAATCCCCTCATTTGTCACGCCTGTTTTCGGGTTCCCCGTTAAGCAAACAAAGTCAATTCCCAGGCGCCCCGCCTGTTGCAATGATTCGGTCGTTGCCATCCTTCCTTTCGGCAGCACCGTCAACTGTTCGAGCTGTTCTGCGTTTGGATCCACCGGCTCTAAATTGATGCCGACGGGGCGTCCTGTCAATTGTTTCAAACGTTCCACGATTTGATTCGGTTCATTCACATCCAACCCGTTCACAACCGGCTGGAATACATCGAACAGATTCAACAACAGCAAATCCGCCCCAAACGCCGCCGCCAATTCGGCGTTTGTGACCGCCGGGTACAGCGGCGCGTATTCACCGATGACTTCCGCAACGATCACTCTCCCCTCTGACGCCTGGATGGACTGTTTTAACTGTTTTCCTGTCATCCGACGAAAATCCGAGGCACTGCAATCCAACAGCCGCTTCACCGGAGCACATCCTTTCTAGCGTCCTAAAAAGAACGACTTGTTGTTGTTTCATTGTCTTCTCATGGCATTGGCCAAAAATTCGACATCCGTGCCAATAATCACTTGCAAGTCCGTCTGGTTGAGGCGAAGAACTCCTTTCGCTCCCAAACGCTTCAATTCTGTTTCATTGACTTTTGCCATGTCTTTTACTTTTAGGCGCAAGCGTGTCACACAGTTGTCAATTTGCGTAAGATTTTCTTTTCCTCCCAGCGCCTTAATATACTTCACCGCGAGCTCTTCGTATTTGACGCCCGACTTTGCCGCACCGCTGTCGGCAAACTCGCCCTCTACCTCATCTTCACGGCCCGGCGTTTTCAAATCGAGCTTTGTAATAAGGAAATAGAAGACAAGGAAATAGACAACGGCATACACAAGTCCTTGAATGAGCAACAAATACGGCTTTTGCGCAATGCCGTAGTTTAAGAAAAAGTCGATCGCCCCGGCCGAGAACGTAAACCCGTGGCGGATATCAAGCATCGTCGCCACCGCCAGCGACAGCCCGGTCAGCACGGCATGGACGACGTACAGCAATGGCGACAAAAACATGAAGAGAAATTCAATCGGCTCTGTAATCCCCGTTAAAAACGACGTCAATGCCACACCAAGAAGCGCGCCCGCCACTGCCTTGCGCCGCTCTTTTTTCGCTGCGGCAATCATCGCCAGCGCCGCTGCCGGGAGGCCGAACATCATCACCGGGAAAAAGCCGGCCATGAAAATGCCCGCATCGGGGTCGCCGGCGAAAAAGCGGCTTAAATCGCCCGTTTTCCCGTTATACTCGCCAAACACAAACCAAACGAAGCTGTTTAATACATGGTGCAATCCGACCGGAATGAGCAACCGGTTGAGGAACCCGAAAATGCCGACGCCAACCGCACCGGCGCCAACGATCCAATGGCCGACCGCGTTGATGCCATCTTGAATCGGCGGCCAAATGTAGCCGAAAACGAGAGCGAGAACGAGCATAACAAGCGATGTCACGATCGGCACAAACCGCCGGCCGCCGAAGAAACCAAGCCAATCCGGCAGCTTGATATCATGGTAACGGTTGTATAAAAGCCCGGCGATCACCCCG includes the following:
- a CDS encoding PEP phosphonomutase encodes the protein MKRLLDCSASDFRRMTGKQLKQSIQASEGRVIVAEVIGEYAPLYPAVTNAELAAAFGADLLLLNLFDVFQPVVNGLDVNEPNQIVERLKQLTGRPVGINLEPVDPNAEQLEQLTVLPKGRMATTESLQQAGRLGIDFVCLTGNPKTGVTNEGIIKAIETARSVLGDDVLIIAGKMHAAGVANEVGGGIISEEVVVRFIHAGADVVLMPAPGTVPGVTLAKTEQLVRVAHEHGALVMLTIGTSQEGADEHTIRQIALAGKMAGADLHHIGDAGYHGIAVPENIMAYSIAIRGKRHTYIRMARSPLR
- the nagE gene encoding N-acetylglucosamine-specific PTS transporter subunit IIBC, with product MLGFLQRLGKALMLPIAVLPAAGLLLRLGQPDLLNVPFIAAAGDAVFSNLALIFAIGVAIGFSKDGNGAAALAGAIGYFVLTKGAAAIDKDINMSVLGGIISGVIAGLLYNRYHDIKLPDWLGFFGGRRFVPIVTSLVMLVLALVFGYIWPPIQDGINAVGHWIVGAGAVGVGIFGFLNRLLIPVGLHHVLNSFVWFVFGEYNGKTGDLSRFFAGDPDAGIFMAGFFPVMMFGLPAAALAMIAAAKKERRKAVAGALLGVALTSFLTGITEPIEFLFMFLSPLLYVVHAVLTGLSLAVATMLDIRHGFTFSAGAIDFFLNYGIAQKPYLLLIQGLVYAVVYFLVFYFLITKLDLKTPGREDEVEGEFADSGAAKSGVKYEELAVKYIKALGGKENLTQIDNCVTRLRLKVKDMAKVNETELKRLGAKGVLRLNQTDLQVIIGTDVEFLANAMRRQ